The genomic interval TGCCCAGGATGTCAGATAGCGAAGTATATGAGGCCCTTAGAACCGAAGTGGAGGGATATGCCGTTATATCAGGCGCGGAGCCTGTTCTCGATTGGAAAATTATTCCCGAAAGCGCGCAGGGAGCTTTCAGTACCTTCGATGTCCTGTTTGCCGCAACCACGGCGGAAAACGTGCTGCAGTATCTTTCCCTCCTGAGGGAAGCCGGATTGAGAACAGGATTTGTTGACGTTTTGCCCCTAGCGATGGCCAGATCATTCGTATCAGCCGATCTTCTAAAACCCGATTCGCCTTTTAACATCGCCGTGGCAGTTGACACGGAGATCACGACGGCTATAGCCTTTTACCACGGCTTCCCTAGCTTCGCTCATACGATCGAGATAGGTGCCAGAGATATATCCGAAGGGGTGGATGAGCTTGCCTATGAGCTTACCTTGTGTTGCAATTTCTACAGAAATGACTACCCCGATGAGGAGGTCTCAAATCTTTTCCTTGCCTTGGATTCATCGGATTATGAGAAGGTACTGAAGGATCTAAGAGACCGAACCGAAGAGCAGATGGTAAAGGTAAATCCATTCGCCAACATAGATGAGGTGGAATGTCCCACCGAAGTGGCTGAGAGCCATGTGCTCTCATGCTCCGTTGCCATAGGGTCAGCTTTGAGAGGGGCCGGACTTGGCCCTGATGTCGCCGAGCTTAACCTCATGCCCCGCTCGATTCTGACGAGAGCGCATCTCAAAAGACAGATCACGGAGATCGGCGTTCTCATGGTTGGCATACTGATCTTGGGTTTAGGAATCGGCGGCGCTCTGGATATGAAGGTGAATTCCGTTCTCAAGGAGAAAACAATCCTCCAGCAGAAGATGTCTCAGCTCGACGAACAGTCGCTCAAGAAGGTGATCGAATTGCAGAGAAAAACTGGTAAGTTTCGCGACAGAACCGCCCGATACAGGAAAATGTTGAAGAGTTTAAAGATATCAAGCCAACATGAGCTGCTCAACTACATACGTTCGGTTATACCCAAGGACTCATGGCTTGAGAAGATCAGCTGTGACGAGGATGGTAAGATATCGCTGGACGGGTACTCCTTTTCAGAGGATTCCGTTTTTCTGTTCGCCGACATGCTGAGGTTGCTCTCCTCCGAGGGACAAGTGAACATATCGGTGCAGAGGGAATCATCCCTCGTTAGCTTCCACATGGAGCTGAAGCTGAAAAGGAGAGGTAGATGAGGCTGATGATAGGCATGACCGGAAGTGAAAGAAAGCTTGTAACGATCGCTCTCCTCCTGGTGGAGGTCTTGCTTATATATCTCCTTATCCTCAAACCCAGGTTGATCACTTTGAAGGGCGCTATGACCAATTTGAACTCCCAGATCAAGCTTTATGAGGTCAAGAGGGAAAAGGCGAGCCTGTTCCCACAGGTCGAAAAGGAGTACCTCAGAGCTCGCGATGAGTATCTGTCAGTTAAGAGACGGTTTTTCACAGCGGCGGAGCTGGAGAACTTCGTCAAAACTTTCTCCAGCCTTGCCAGGAGCATCGGGGTGGATCTGGTCGGTATACAACCCTATCGGAGGATTGAGGCAAGCAGGAAGAGGATAAAGAAAGGGGAAACCTCGAAGGATCTGGGAAGACAGAGGCTTCAGATCACCGTGAGAGGGAGATATGATAAGCTGCTGGATCTGGTCTCGCAGATCGAATCCGATCCAAAGGCGATCATAATAGACCAGATGAACATTACTCGGCCACCCGATTTGAAAAAGCAGGTCGAATTAAGCATGGTCGTATCACTATATTGGGTTAAACAGGAGGTGGAGGGGAAAGGATGAAGTTGAGTCTAAGGATGATCGCCCTGATAGTTTTCTCTATCTCCGTCCTCGTGTCCGCCGTCCTCGTCAAATGGGTGTTACCCCCTGAGAAGGCCGTTAGGAAGATACAAGAGCGGTTGGGAACGAGTGTGATCTCCACCGTCCAAAAAAGGCTGAATCTGACCGAAGGTCAGAGGATTCCCTCAGATGGTGGGGGCGGCTCGAAGGGATTGCCAAAGGTCGAGGGGATCTCCAAGGC from Candidatus Poribacteria bacterium carries:
- the pilM gene encoding pilus assembly protein PilM; translated protein: MSGKGIGLYIGAKSISVAQVENRSGRAVLQKLTIAETPPDSIDRGIVTDAESIAKSLRRIWEKERIESKRIGLAMPAVNLIIRSMTLPRMSDSEVYEALRTEVEGYAVISGAEPVLDWKIIPESAQGAFSTFDVLFAATTAENVLQYLSLLREAGLRTGFVDVLPLAMARSFVSADLLKPDSPFNIAVAVDTEITTAIAFYHGFPSFAHTIEIGARDISEGVDELAYELTLCCNFYRNDYPDEEVSNLFLALDSSDYEKVLKDLRDRTEEQMVKVNPFANIDEVECPTEVAESHVLSCSVAIGSALRGAGLGPDVAELNLMPRSILTRAHLKRQITEIGVLMVGILILGLGIGGALDMKVNSVLKEKTILQQKMSQLDEQSLKKVIELQRKTGKFRDRTARYRKMLKSLKISSQHELLNYIRSVIPKDSWLEKISCDEDGKISLDGYSFSEDSVFLFADMLRLLSSEGQVNISVQRESSLVSFHMELKLKRRGR